The sequence CTGTTTCCATCAATCAAGTTACCGAAAACAAAGAAGTTGAATCCTATGGTGGTGCTTCTCAAGACGTTAACGTAGTTCAAACTATTAACAATACAGAATTACAGTTAGCTGGTAATGGCTGGAAACGGTTAGATATTATGGGGTATGAAATAAATGCGAATACTCGCTTGCGGTTTGATTTTGCCTCTAACGGTGAAGCTGAAATTCAAGGTATTGGCTTCGACAACGACAATAGTATTAGCCGCATTAATGATGCTGGGCAGTTCTTCCAAGTTGATGGTAGCCAAGAATGGGGTATAACAAACCTCAGTCAGTTCATTGTTAACCAGTCAGGTAATAAAGATACCTATGAAATTCCAGTAGGCGAATTTTTCACTGGTAATTTTGACTTTTTGACCTTTGCTAACGATGATGACCAAACGAACCCGGATGCTGAAGCTGCATTTAGTAATATCGAGCTATTTGAAGATAATTCGGATTTACTAACTGTTTCCATCGATGAAGTTACCCAAAACAAAGAAGTTAAATCCTACGGTGGTGCTTCTCAAGACGTTAACGTAGTTCAAACTATTAACAATACAGAATTACAGTTAGCTGGTAATGGCTGGAAGCGCTTAGATATCACAGGGTATGAAATAAATGCGAATACTCGCTTGCAGTTTGATTTTGCCTCTAACGGTGAAGCTGAAATTCAAGGTATTGGCTTCGACAACGACAATAGTATTAGCCGCAGTAATGATGCTGGGCAATTCTTCCAAGTTGATGGTAGTCAAAACTGGGGTATTGAGATAGATCAAAGTCAATATATTCTTGGTACTACAGACGGATTTACTCAGTATGATATTCCTGTTGGTGATTTCTTCACTGGTGAATTCGACTTCCTAACCATTGGTAACGATCATGACGTAGCGAATCCAACTGCTGTTGGGCAATTCCAAAACATTACACTTATCGGATAATTTGAGAAGGTTGAGCAATTGGGCGAAAAAATTATCAATACCTTCCTACTAGCTAGCACCTATAAAACAATCAGAAGCTAAAGGGAAAAATCAATTATTTTTCCTAATCTGTAAAACTTTATCATCAGCCCGCTTAATTAAGCGGGCTTTTTTAGCTTAACTCTCTAAGAGTGAAGTCTCTTTCCAATTCTTCATAGTAATACGGCGTATTTAAGATTATTTTGTCGCCAAAAAAAATTAATAGCACTCATAAACGCCATATTGCTTCCTGCGGTGACAACAATACGATTATTTTCGTTAATTTGGATATCGTTAAAAGCATTATGGGCTTATAGAATTTTAAGTTCTTTCTGAATTCTATTCTCTCTTGACACTCCTCGACCTAAAGGTACCTTATTAATTTTTACGTATTAGGATTGCATTCATTTTAAATTTATGCTTAGTAAAAAATTTTTAATTAAAGGCTTTTATCAGCCTATTGCAGCAAAATTTTCAATTATAACTATATAGTTCGAGTTACTAGCTACAGTATTGGCTTTACAGGCGATTGCACTTTGAGGGCATCAGCACCACCCAATTTGGTAAATCCCATGGAATCGCGAATAGATTTTATGACAAAAGTTCGAGTTGTACGTCGCGAAAAGTAAAAAAGCAATATCATCAAATCTACACATAGATTGCATAGATTGATTGACAAGACTTATGCAGCAAAAATCTGATTCTAGCCCCTAGGCTTTTGAAATGCCTGGTAGCGCTTACACAGATTTATTGGGCTTTAGCTATGGAAATACAAGCGTTTTTAAGCATAAGATTGTTAATCAAGCGAATCCAAACAGAGGTAATTAAGTTATATAAAATTCTGGCAGGTTAATAAAGTGTTTTTTAACTATTATCTGTAACTACTATTGCTCTAAATACCCGTAATTCAATGGAAAAAGTTGCGCTAAAATGGAACTTATAATCTATAAATATAAACTTTTATACACAATTATTACTCATGACAATTTAACGAAAAAAATGAAAAATATATTAAGATAGCAAGTAACAGGTTATACGATTGATACCTGATGGTTATTATCCAGTGTAGGGACAAGCCCTTTCCCCTTCTGAGATAAAACACGGTAGAATAAATTCAAAAATTCAATATAGAATTACTTTTTATTAATTTAACGTTTCCTTAAAGACAATCTTCTCTAATGAGTAAGTTTATAAATACTCGGAAGTAGCTTCAGATTAGTCATTATAGAAACTGAATTTAAAAATGTTCTTTGTCAAGATTAAGGGCATTCTCAATTGCTGATAGGTTAAGCTGATGCTCACAGACACGATTCTCCGTAATCGCTACAAAATTCTTAAAGAACTGGGACGCGGTGGATTTAGTGTCACCTATATTGCGGTAGATATGGATTTACCAGGAAATCCTAAATGTGTTGTTAAACAACTAAAAACTCGGCATTCTAATAACACAATTTTGCAGATTGCCAAGAAGTTGTTTGATAGAGAAGCACAAGTACTCTATCGTTTGGGTAAGGGACACAAACAAATTCCCGAAATGTTCGCGCATTTTGAAGAAAATGATGAATTTTATTTAGTTCAAGAATTTGTCGATGGACATGATTTGACTAAGGAAATTAAACCACGCACGCGATTGAGTGAAGAAAAGGTAACTAAGCTTTTACAGGAAATATTAGAAGTACTAAGTTTTGTCCACGAAAACGAGGTGATTCACCGCGATATCAAGTTGCGGAATATCATGCGCCGTCGTGAAGATGGTAAAATCGTTTTGATCGATTTTGGTGCGGTCAAAGAAATCAAAGGTTTGGCAAAAAACGAACAAGGTGATGTCAATTCTACTTTGATTATCGGTACCCCCGGCTATATGCCAGACGAGCAGGCTAATGGTAAGCCGAGGTTATGTAGCGATGTTTATGCAGTAGGAATGCTGGGTATTCAAGCTTTAACTGGTATACCTCCCCGCGAATTACCATTTAATCCTAATAATGGTGAATTAATCTGGCGCGATTCGGCAAAAGTCAGCGATAGACTAGCCGAAGTTTTGACGGGTATGGTAAGACACCACTTTAGTCAGCGTTATCGAACCGCAGCAGAAGCTTTAATAGCGCTCAAATCGCCAGTCATTCTACCACCAAATACTTCTTTTGCTTACCAAGCACCAGTAACTTTACCGTCAACTATTCGTCAATCCCGCCCTAGGGTACTGCAAACTTTTGGATTGGCTGGTTTAATCGGAACTGCCTTTGGTTTAGGGGCTTTTGGATGGAGCTTGTTTCAATCTAGTTCAATTGGCAACGAATCAGTTCGGACTACAGAAATTCCACCGACTATAAATAAGCTGAATCCTTCAACAAAACCCGAAAGTTTGAAGCAAAACCCGTTAAGATTTTCACCTTCTACAGCTAACAGAGAAAGTTACAACAACAAACCAATTTTTATACCTTTCATACCGTTTTTTAACGAAAACAAATCTCAACGGGATCGAGAAGTTTCTCCGTCAAAAATGAAGGTGGATAAGGCTAAACCGGCATTGGATTATAAGCCCAAAAACGTCCATAAGAATATTCATAAAAAAAATAAACCTGCTCCGAAAACTTCTATAGTTCGGGAAGAGAAAGTTGAAAAGAAAGAGCCTCAATCTACATTTTTAATTCCGCAGTCTAAAAAGAAATCGGAATCTTTACCTTCTATTAAAATACCTAAATCCGAAGAGAAAAAAATTGACGATTCTCCTAAACCTTCAATACCAAAACCAGTAATAGAAGAACCCGAAACATCTTTACCAGTAGAATCTAATTCAGTTGATAAAGCAAAAGATAAGAATAAAGATAATAACACGGATAATTTAGAACCTGAAACAACTTTACCCAAGAAATCTGATGCCGTTGATGAAGTAAAAGATAACCCTGAAAAATCAGAACAACCACCCAAAGAGCAGGAAAATCCTTCAGAAGAACAACCAAAACAAATTCCTCCTTCACCTAACACACCTGCAATCGAAAGCGAATCATCATCGCCTCAGCCAACTCCATCACCCACACAAACTCCCGCACAAACTGAGGATAGCGACAACGTTGTAGTTCCAACAAATCCACCCTCAGAATCTTTAATTTTAGAAAACAACAAGTTCATTTATACAGAAGAATCGACACCTATTGTACCGATCCCAACCCCCGAAGTTGAAGCCAAACCAACTTTATCACCCCAACCAACTCCAACACCTGAAGCTGCAACTCAATCAGTTGCCACACCACAACCAACTCCAACACCCGAAGCTGAGACTAAATCAGTTGCCACACCAGAGCCAACTGCAATATCTGAAGCTGAGACTAAATCAGTTGCCACACCAGAGCCAACCCCAACCACAACACCTGAGGAAAATCAACCAACTCCACAAACTTCTACAAATCCTATGCCTGAAGCTGAACTTCTAATTATTCCGGAAGTTTATCCTTCACCCACACCCAAAACCAACGTGAAAGTAACTCCCCAAATTTCTACTTCTCCATTAGAAAACGAGACGCAAGCAATTCCCCAAGCTTCTGCTTCTCCCTTACCTCAAAATCAGCCAAAGGCAAAACCAACACCAACACCAACTCCAACACCAACTCCATCAACCACCGAGGAAAAAGGCTTATCCCTCAAAGGTTTCGCCATTTAAAAAAGCTGTCAACTAATAAATCTAGAAATGAATTTAGTTAAATAAATTTAGTTAAATAAAATTCTCAAATCAAAGGTTTGAATGCTTCAATCTTATTGAAAACATTCAAATTAATGATTTGAAAGGCTATAAATGCGCGCACCTTTCCCACCATATAAAGATTACCATAAATTAGATAATTTTTTTCGCAAACAAAAAATAAAGAACCGATAAAACAATGTTAAGTTTCCGAGCGGGGCTTTGCGTGAGATTGCTATCATTCTTAGACTAGGAAATATACAAATCCTCTTCTATAAAAAGCTTGCCATGAAACGTAAATGGAAGTCATTGATACTTGCCTTTAACTGGGTATTGCTCTCGTTGGGTACTTCTATATTTGTTATCCTGACTCAATCACCTCAAATAACTCTGGCAAAAGAGCCTGCTGTAATTATCAACACTTCTAAAGAAGAAACTAATACAGATATCGATAAGAAAAAGCCAGAAACTCCTACAGAAGAAACCACCGATAATAAAAAACCAGAATCAGAAAAAGCTGAAGAAGAAAAGCCAACTCCCGAAGAAATTGCTCGTCAGAAAAAACTCATAGAAGCAGACAAGCTCTATCAAGCCGGAAACATAGCCGAAGCAGAAAAGATATATCGTCAAGCCAAAGATTCTTTTACAAACACATCCGATATTCAACCACGTAAACAAGCCATAGTTAACCCCGTAGAATTATCTCCTGCCGGTAAAGTTTATTGGAGAGAAGCACGAGCGGGAATCGCGAGTAATTTACAAACTAAAACTTTAGTAGCGCTCAAACTTTTAGTTGAAAAATACCCCGAATTTATTCCAGGAAACATCAAATACGCTCAATCTCTGAAAAAATACGGTCAAGAAGAAAAAGCGTTAGAAGTATTGGAAAGAGCCACATCGCTTTATCCCAACCAAGCAGAATTAGTCAAAGTAAGAGTTGATGCGCTTTCTGAAGAGAAAAAATGGATGCAGGCTTCTTTGGCGGCGCGTCAATTTGCCATGCTTAACCCCGATAATCCTCAAGCTCCCGAATTTGTTCAACTTGCAGACGAAAAGCTAAAAAAATACACCTCTTATATCCGTAGAGAAACTAGAGGAAACGCCATCGCTAACATCATTACAGGTGTTGTAGGTTATGCAGCTACGGGCAGTCTACTTGGGCCATTTTCCGCCCTCGACTCTACCATGATGCTGCTAAAAGGTGAAAAAGGTGTAGGTCGTTCCGTAGCCAAACAAGCTAAAAAGCGGATGGAATTGATCGAAGACAAAGAAGTAAACGCTTATATTAACGAAATCGGGCAAAAGCTAGCCAAAATTGCCGGTAGAGATGAATTTGAATACGAATTCTTCGTCATACCCGATAAAAATCTCAACGCCTTCGCCCTACCCGGTGGCAAAATCTTCATTCATACAGGTGCGATCGCTAAAACAAATTCGGAAGCAGAAATAGCTGGATTAATCGGACACGAACTATCTCACGTGGTGCTTTCCCACGGATTTCAATTAGTAACTCAAGCCAATTTAATATCCAACGTTACGCAGTATATTCCCCTAGGTGGTACAGTTGGCAGAATACTTACCTTCGATTACAGCCGCGACATGGAGCGTCAAGCAGATAGATTGGGCACAAGGCTCTTAACAGCAGGTGGTTACGCTGCCGACGGCTTGCGTAACTTAACTTTAACCATGAAAAAACAGCAGAAAAATGCTCCTCCTGTATGGTTATCGACACACCCCGGAGGCGGTGAAAGAGTACGTTACTTAGAAACTTTGATTGCAACCAACGGTTACAATCGATACGCTTACGAAGGAGTAGCCAGACATCAACAAATTAAAGATAAAGTCAAACAAATAATCAAAGAAAAAGAAGAGAAAGATAAAAAAGACGACGAAAAGAAAAAGGTTAAAGGTTAAAGGTTATAGGTGGGAGCTAGGAGTTAGGAATTTTCTACCCCCTCTTCCCCCTCTTTCAAATACTACAAACTCGAAATAATATGCCAGTTACACAACTGTGACACAATCGACAAACTCCCGAATCATTTAGCAAAAATCTTCGTCACTACAACAAAGAAACTCCCAATCATTTTTACAGGAGGATGATTAATGTCATCTAGACCTTTGAAGCTTTTATTTCTCGGCGGTTTGGCAGTATCCGTATTATTCGGTAATGCACCTGCAATGGCACAATACGACTCCTCAGACGATGCCGTAGTAGTACCCACAACTGGAAGCGGTAGAACCACTACAACCCCAAGAGGGACTTCAACCACAACCAGAACCCGTACATCCACACCAACGGGAACATCAACCACAACTTCTACAAGCAGTTCTTCCCAAAGAGTTGACACCGCAACTCGGTTTAGCTGTCAAATGGATACCAACGGCTATACCGTTATGTACTCTCCTCAAAGTCAACCAAATCAATTATTTGCATGGGCAACTCCCCAAGCATTAGGTGGCGGTTGGGATTCCCAAAGACGTTGCAACACCATAGCCCAGCGTTTAGAAAGCTATCGTCCAGACGGTTTGTTAGAACTTCGCACCTCAACTTTAAATGGGTATAACGTATTATGCGTAACCAGCGAAGCCGATCCCTCTTGTCGTTTAGTACTAACAGTTCCTCCTGGTAGAGACGCTTTCCAAGTACGTAACGACGTTTTTCAAAACTTAGTTTCAGCAGACAGCGGACAGTCAACCATCGGCGTTAACACTTACAGAGGAGCCGGATTAGAAGACACCATTAATCTAGGTAGAACATTACTTGGTGGCAAGCGTGCGGCAGTATCTAGAGATGCCATTCAGCTAAAACCATTCTTAGATAAACAAGATGGTGGAAACGGCAAACTATTGAGAAACGTAAAGAAAACTACTCCTCAATCTCGTCCTACTCAATCCGGTAATAGATTAAATCCCGATCTTTTCCGCTAATTGATGTTTTCAGGCAACAGGGAATAGAAGATTGTCTTGACAATTATGGTTAGTAGTTTATAAAAACTCAATTTAGATCCCCCCAACCCCCCTTAAAATAAAGGGGGGCTTTTATATATCAAACCAGTACTCATTTTTTAATACAATTATCTTTGGCATTGCAATAATCATAGATAAATAGCAATGCCCAATGCCTAATTCCCCACGCCCAATTACCAAGTATAAAAATGTTTGGCAGACCTCAACCCATAAAACCAGAACCCGGACAAGAATCAGTATGGGATTACCCCCGTCCCGCTGTTTTACAAGATACCGATAAACATATTCAAATTGTTTTCAACGGTGAAACTATTGCAGACACCAAACGAGCCAAGCGCGTTATCGAAACCAGTCATCCTCCCAGCTACTATATTCCTCCCGAAGACATCAAAATGGAATATTTAATTCAAACACCGCATTCAAGTTTTTGTGAATGGAAAGGAATAGCTAATTATTACACCATCAAAGTCGGCGATAAAGAAGCACAGAATGCAGCTTGGTTTTACACTAATCCCACAGAAAAATTTGTACCTCTAACAAACTATGTAACTTTTTACGCTCACCCAATGGATGCTTGTTACGTGGATGGAGAAAAAGCCGAACCACAACCAGGAAATTTTTATGGTGGTTGGATAACTAAAGATGTAGTTGGACCATTTAAAGGAATTCCCGGTAGTTGGGGATGGTGAAGAGAGTTAGGAGTTAGGAGTTAGGAGTTAAGAATTAGGAGTTAGGAGTTGGAAGTTAAATGCTCAAACATGATTTGAATAGTTCTAACTCGTTTCTATATATAGTGTCTTAGGAACATATAAAAGTAACCAAATGAAGCCAATAATTCTGCAAATGCTTCATCAAATTTCACTATAATTAGCATCATAAAAATTAAATTGAGATTTAAATTAGTATAAGTTTTAGTAAATTATGACTAGAACTAACGTTAAAATATACATATGTTTTTGACAATATTAATTATTAATTGTGTTTTGCTATACAAATCATTTGTACAAAGCAAAAATTTTGAATATATTAACCTTGACTGAAGGTAGTTATA comes from Rivularia sp. PCC 7116 and encodes:
- a CDS encoding M48 family metalloprotease — its product is MKRKWKSLILAFNWVLLSLGTSIFVILTQSPQITLAKEPAVIINTSKEETNTDIDKKKPETPTEETTDNKKPESEKAEEEKPTPEEIARQKKLIEADKLYQAGNIAEAEKIYRQAKDSFTNTSDIQPRKQAIVNPVELSPAGKVYWREARAGIASNLQTKTLVALKLLVEKYPEFIPGNIKYAQSLKKYGQEEKALEVLERATSLYPNQAELVKVRVDALSEEKKWMQASLAARQFAMLNPDNPQAPEFVQLADEKLKKYTSYIRRETRGNAIANIITGVVGYAATGSLLGPFSALDSTMMLLKGEKGVGRSVAKQAKKRMELIEDKEVNAYINEIGQKLAKIAGRDEFEYEFFVIPDKNLNAFALPGGKIFIHTGAIAKTNSEAEIAGLIGHELSHVVLSHGFQLVTQANLISNVTQYIPLGGTVGRILTFDYSRDMERQADRLGTRLLTAGGYAADGLRNLTLTMKKQQKNAPPVWLSTHPGGGERVRYLETLIATNGYNRYAYEGVARHQQIKDKVKQIIKEKEEKDKKDDEKKKVKG
- a CDS encoding DUF427 domain-containing protein, producing MFGRPQPIKPEPGQESVWDYPRPAVLQDTDKHIQIVFNGETIADTKRAKRVIETSHPPSYYIPPEDIKMEYLIQTPHSSFCEWKGIANYYTIKVGDKEAQNAAWFYTNPTEKFVPLTNYVTFYAHPMDACYVDGEKAEPQPGNFYGGWITKDVVGPFKGIPGSWGW
- a CDS encoding COP23 domain-containing protein, with the protein product MSSRPLKLLFLGGLAVSVLFGNAPAMAQYDSSDDAVVVPTTGSGRTTTTPRGTSTTTRTRTSTPTGTSTTTSTSSSSQRVDTATRFSCQMDTNGYTVMYSPQSQPNQLFAWATPQALGGGWDSQRRCNTIAQRLESYRPDGLLELRTSTLNGYNVLCVTSEADPSCRLVLTVPPGRDAFQVRNDVFQNLVSADSGQSTIGVNTYRGAGLEDTINLGRTLLGGKRAAVSRDAIQLKPFLDKQDGGNGKLLRNVKKTTPQSRPTQSGNRLNPDLFR
- a CDS encoding protein kinase, with translation MLTDTILRNRYKILKELGRGGFSVTYIAVDMDLPGNPKCVVKQLKTRHSNNTILQIAKKLFDREAQVLYRLGKGHKQIPEMFAHFEENDEFYLVQEFVDGHDLTKEIKPRTRLSEEKVTKLLQEILEVLSFVHENEVIHRDIKLRNIMRRREDGKIVLIDFGAVKEIKGLAKNEQGDVNSTLIIGTPGYMPDEQANGKPRLCSDVYAVGMLGIQALTGIPPRELPFNPNNGELIWRDSAKVSDRLAEVLTGMVRHHFSQRYRTAAEALIALKSPVILPPNTSFAYQAPVTLPSTIRQSRPRVLQTFGLAGLIGTAFGLGAFGWSLFQSSSIGNESVRTTEIPPTINKLNPSTKPESLKQNPLRFSPSTANRESYNNKPIFIPFIPFFNENKSQRDREVSPSKMKVDKAKPALDYKPKNVHKNIHKKNKPAPKTSIVREEKVEKKEPQSTFLIPQSKKKSESLPSIKIPKSEEKKIDDSPKPSIPKPVIEEPETSLPVESNSVDKAKDKNKDNNTDNLEPETTLPKKSDAVDEVKDNPEKSEQPPKEQENPSEEQPKQIPPSPNTPAIESESSSPQPTPSPTQTPAQTEDSDNVVVPTNPPSESLILENNKFIYTEESTPIVPIPTPEVEAKPTLSPQPTPTPEAATQSVATPQPTPTPEAETKSVATPEPTAISEAETKSVATPEPTPTTTPEENQPTPQTSTNPMPEAELLIIPEVYPSPTPKTNVKVTPQISTSPLENETQAIPQASASPLPQNQPKAKPTPTPTPTPTPSTTEEKGLSLKGFAI